A window of Streptomyces sp. NBC_01142 genomic DNA:
CCGGGCTGGGTGGAGCACGACGCCGCCGAGATCTGGACGAACGTCCAGGAGGTCGTCGACAGCGCCATCGCCAAGGCCGGCATCACCTCCGCCGACGTCAAGGCGATCGGCATCACCAACCAGCGCGAGACCACGCTGCTCTGGGACAAGAACACCGGCGAGCCCGTCCACAACGCCATCGTCTGGCAGGACACCCGCACCGACGCCCTCTGTAAGGAACTCGGTCGCAACGTCGGCCAGGACCGCTTCCGCCGCGAGACCGGACTGCCGCTGGCCTCCTACTTCGCGGGCCCGAAGATCCGCTGGATGCTCGACAACGTCGAGGGTCTGCGGGAGCGTGCCGAGCGCGGCGAGATCCTCTTCGGCACCATGGACTCCTGGGTCATCTGGAACCTCACCGGCGGCACCGACGGCGGCGTGCACGTCACCGACGTCACCAACGCCTCGCGCACCATGCTGATGAACCTGCACGACCTCGAGTGGGACGAGAAGATCCTCCAGTCGATGGACGTGCCGGCAGCGGTGCTCCCGGAGATCCGTTCCTCTGCCGAGGTGTACGGCACGGCCAAGGGCGGCGCGCTCGCGGGCGTTCCGGTCGCCTCCGCGCTCGGTGACCAGCAGGCGGCCCTGTTCGGCCAGACCTGCTTCGCCGAGGGCGAGGCCAAGTCGACGTACGGCACCGGCACCTTCATGCTGATGAACACCGGTGGCGAGCCCGTCAACTCGTACAACGGCCTGCTGACGACCGTCGGATACCGCATCGGCGACCAGGCTCCGGTGTACGCCCTCGAGGGCTCGATCGCCGTCACCGGTTCGCTGGTGCAGTGGATGCGCGACCAGATGGGCCTGATCAACAGCGCCGCCGAGATCGAGACCCTGGCCTCCTCCGTCGAGGACAACGGCGGCGCGTACTTCGTGCCCGCCTTCTCCGGGCTCTTCGCCCCGTACTGGCGCTCCGACGCCCGCGGTGTGATCGCCGGCCTGACCCGCTATGTCACCAAGGCGCACATCGCGCGCGCCGTTCTCGAGGCCACTGCCTGGCAGACCCGCGAGATCACCGACGCCATGACCAAGGACTCCGGCGTCGAGCTGACCGCGCTCAAGGTCGACGGCGGCATGACCTCCAACAACCTGCTGATGCAGACCCTCTCGGACTTCCTGGACGCACCGGTGGTGCGCCCGATGGTCGCCGAGACGACCTGCCTCGGCGCCGCCTACGCCGCCGGCCTCGCCGTCGGCTTCTGGTCCAGCACCGACGAGCTGCGCGCCAACTGGCGTCGGGCCGCCGAATGGACCCCCCGCATGGACGCGGACACCCGCGACCGCGAGTACAAGAGCTG
This region includes:
- the glpK gene encoding glycerol kinase GlpK; translated protein: MTDAHTTGPFIAAIDQGTTSSRCIVFDKDGRIVSVDQKEHEQIFPKPGWVEHDAAEIWTNVQEVVDSAIAKAGITSADVKAIGITNQRETTLLWDKNTGEPVHNAIVWQDTRTDALCKELGRNVGQDRFRRETGLPLASYFAGPKIRWMLDNVEGLRERAERGEILFGTMDSWVIWNLTGGTDGGVHVTDVTNASRTMLMNLHDLEWDEKILQSMDVPAAVLPEIRSSAEVYGTAKGGALAGVPVASALGDQQAALFGQTCFAEGEAKSTYGTGTFMLMNTGGEPVNSYNGLLTTVGYRIGDQAPVYALEGSIAVTGSLVQWMRDQMGLINSAAEIETLASSVEDNGGAYFVPAFSGLFAPYWRSDARGVIAGLTRYVTKAHIARAVLEATAWQTREITDAMTKDSGVELTALKVDGGMTSNNLLMQTLSDFLDAPVVRPMVAETTCLGAAYAAGLAVGFWSSTDELRANWRRAAEWTPRMDADTRDREYKSWLKAVERTMGWIEDEE